Within Fusobacterium gonidiaformans ATCC 25563, the genomic segment AGGAGTTTTTGTTGATACTTTAGTGATTTGTAGTGCAACTGCCTTTATCGTTCTGTTAGCAGATCCGAATGTTGTTGGAGATGCTTCCGGAATGGAATTATTCCAATTGGCAATTCAAAGTCATATAGGTAGTATTGGGGCACCTTTTGTGGTCATTATTATGTTTTTCTTTGCTTTCAGTACCATTTTGGCAGTTACTTTCTATGGAAAAAGTGCAATTTACTTTATCAATAATCATAGTAATATCAATCTTTTATATCAATTGTTAATCATTGTGATGGTTTATATCGGAGGAATTAAACAAAACTTATTTGTATGGTCTTTGGCAGATTTTGGATTAGGAATTATGACGGTCATTAACATTATCATGATAGTACCTTTTGCAAAACCGGCATTGGATGAATTAAAGCGATATGAAAGTCTTTTGAAAAAAAATTAAGAAATGATTCTGCATCTAAAATCTTAGTGAAGTAAGATTTGGGTGCAGTTTTTTTTATACTTGTCAAAATAATAAAACTTTGATATAAATATATAAGAATATTCTTATATATTTATTTTATTTTTAGAAAGGAAAGCATTTATGGAAAAAGAGAAACAAATTATAGAAGTCTCCGGTATTTTTAAAGTACTTTCAAACTCAATGAGATTAGGTATTTTATGTTATTTGTCTGAAAAAAAGGAAATGACTGTGAATGAAATACATGAATATTTTAAAGGCTATTCTCAACCATCTATTTCACAACAGTTACAAATTTTAAAAGCAAATAGGATTGTCAAAGATAGAAAACAAGGACAATATGTCTATTATTCTATTGAAGATGAAAGAGTGTTGAAATTTATGGATACCTTACATGATTTATATTGTACTAGAGGAGAAGAGGAAAATGAGTAAAAAAATAGTGATTGTTGGTGGAGTGGCAGGAGGAGCCAGTACAGCAACTCGTTTAAGAAGATTATCGGAAGAGTATGAAATTATTATGTTTGAAAAAGGGCCTTATCCATCTTTTGCAAATTGTGGACTTCCTTATCATATCGGAAATATCATTCCGGAAAGAGAAAGTTTAATAGTACAGACTCCTGAAAAATTTAAGAATCGGTTTCGGGTGGATGTAAGGACTTTCTCTGAAGTCGTTGGAGTAAATACAGCTGAAAAAAAAGTTCAAGTACAAACACAAGATGAAGATTTTTATGAAGAAAGTTATGATGTTCTTGTATTATCTCCAGGAGCAAAGGCATGGAAAGCAGAAATTGAAGGAATAGACTCTCACAATATTTTTTCTTTAAAAACAATTCCTGATATGGACAAGATTATAGCCAAATTGAAAAATAAAGTTTGTAAAAGAGTTGCTATCATTGGTGGTGGATTTATTGGTATTGAAGCAGCGGAAAATATAAAGCACTTAGGAATAGAAACTATTTTAATCGAAGCAGGAGATCATATTTTATCATCTTTTGATTCTGAATTTTCAGAAAACTTAGAAGAAGAAATGCGAGAGCAAGGAGTAGAGCTGTATTTAAAGCAAAGAGTTGTTAAATTTCAAGATGGAAAAGAGCTCTCTCTTTTCTTAGAAAATGGAG encodes:
- a CDS encoding ArsR/SmtB family transcription factor; translated protein: MEKEKQIIEVSGIFKVLSNSMRLGILCYLSEKKEMTVNEIHEYFKGYSQPSISQQLQILKANRIVKDRKQGQYVYYSIEDERVLKFMDTLHDLYCTRGEEENE